The proteins below are encoded in one region of Reichenbachiella sp. 5M10:
- a CDS encoding NFACT RNA binding domain-containing protein translates to MQFNYYFLRHLSQEIAECITGMKLTACFSQNKDELIFLFESDEKIFHLKANLDGQASLLSFPQHFARAKRNSVDLFDAAIQQRVAGVRQYINERCFSIILEDCILLFKLHGRRGNILLYQKKRFVSMFKKELIQDAKLQLDSLDRPIDHSIESWTRENYNLRILFPTFDKTILRYLTELSFEEASPTKKNDIISHVLALLDQREFYLYEPNQEIPKLSLIPIEGKEQRSTFASAIEISNRYAQAFFTNYQFSKEKQSLLKQLEKEKAKAHNYITNTQNKIHEIQHSRKYDELANILMANLHVPITREQNSIRLFDFYTNEEIEIKIKPKTTLQQSAEGYYRKAKNQGIELDTAKKNLGKKTKQLKSLNEQIDQINEMDDLRALRTWNKSQSKDSQSRAAQLPFLHFVIDGYEVLLGKNAKNNDLLTQKYARKNDLWLHAKDVSGSHVVIRNLNHLPFPKHVIEQAATLAAWYSKRKNDTLCPVIYTLKKYVRKPKGSLPGQVLVDREEVVMVKPTRQIND, encoded by the coding sequence ATGCAGTTCAATTATTACTTCCTCAGACATCTCAGTCAGGAGATCGCAGAGTGTATCACTGGCATGAAATTGACAGCATGCTTTAGTCAAAACAAAGATGAATTGATTTTCTTGTTTGAGTCTGATGAGAAAATCTTCCACCTCAAGGCTAATTTGGATGGTCAAGCCTCACTCCTCTCCTTTCCACAGCATTTTGCTCGGGCGAAGCGAAACTCAGTAGACCTATTTGATGCGGCCATCCAGCAACGCGTTGCAGGGGTAAGGCAATACATCAATGAACGTTGCTTCTCAATCATCCTGGAAGACTGTATCTTGCTATTCAAGTTGCATGGGCGCCGGGGCAATATCCTTTTGTATCAGAAAAAACGGTTTGTCTCGATGTTTAAGAAAGAGTTGATCCAAGATGCCAAGTTACAGTTGGATTCGCTGGATAGACCTATAGATCATAGTATTGAATCATGGACACGTGAGAACTACAACTTGCGCATATTATTTCCGACATTCGACAAGACGATACTCAGATACTTGACAGAACTCAGTTTCGAGGAAGCCTCACCGACCAAAAAAAACGACATAATCAGTCATGTTTTAGCGTTATTGGATCAACGCGAATTCTACCTCTATGAACCTAATCAAGAGATTCCGAAGTTAAGTTTGATTCCAATAGAAGGAAAAGAGCAAAGGAGTACTTTTGCATCGGCAATCGAGATCAGCAACCGCTATGCGCAAGCCTTCTTTACCAATTACCAGTTTTCCAAAGAAAAACAAAGCCTACTCAAACAACTGGAAAAAGAGAAAGCCAAAGCCCACAACTACATTACCAACACACAAAATAAAATTCACGAAATTCAGCACAGTCGCAAGTACGATGAGTTAGCCAACATCCTAATGGCCAACCTACATGTGCCTATCACTCGCGAACAAAATAGTATTCGGTTGTTCGACTTCTATACCAACGAAGAGATTGAAATCAAAATCAAACCCAAAACAACACTTCAACAGAGTGCAGAGGGCTATTACCGAAAGGCTAAAAACCAAGGGATAGAATTAGATACTGCGAAAAAAAACCTAGGGAAGAAAACAAAACAACTCAAGTCTCTCAATGAACAAATTGATCAGATCAATGAAATGGACGATTTGCGAGCATTGAGGACCTGGAACAAGTCACAAAGTAAGGATTCCCAATCAAGGGCAGCACAATTGCCCTTTCTACACTTCGTAATTGATGGATATGAAGTGCTCCTAGGCAAAAATGCCAAAAACAACGATCTCCTCACTCAGAAGTATGCAAGGAAAAACGATCTATGGCTTCATGCCAAAGATGTCTCAGGCTCACATGTAGTGATCCGCAACCTCAACCACCTTCCCTTTCCCAAGCACGTCATTGAGCAAGCAGCGACTCTGGCAGCTTGGTACTCCAAACGAAAAAATGACACACTCTGTCCAGTCATCTATACCCTCAAAAAATATGTACGAAAACCAAAGGGGAGTCTGCCAGGTCAGGTCCTCGTAGACCGTGAAGAGGTTGTAATGGTGAAACCTACTCGACAAATCAATGATTAG
- a CDS encoding PAS domain S-box protein yields the protein MAILNQERSELVNEISKLKNELKELRNKYDLLLDSSASYFFIFESDQIIEFSPKAEEKFVFPSDFEDKTVEEILPIFQVDGEQSKKNWNYQSKKASFGKSDPFEFEFVDRNGKSFPSICTISKIKDERFLAHLDLIEEAQNNASTANSIADNAPVFIRITNESGDVTYFNKGWHDLIGPEEEKYANWIEMIHPEDQSQYLSALEFAMSKKKKFEYSFRFLNNQGHYHWLLDTGVPRYSKNNQFLGYVYAAVDTTERKNLELETTRDAAIASAESKIQESLDTSEVVALTTDTEGTIRFCNKKLLNYLGMQMDVVVGKNLFEIFVPDAISKINQKKYKQLGQDGSHTSHIQGKFYKSNQEEVQVRFNVICLKDALNEISGINLIGENITERQRVKKQLERTNDQLTELFDNSYDLIQIFDQDGAFQFVNKAWQEKLGYHQLTSQLRFKDIVSPDEWDKTVENLDKIIKGETVERFESVFLSDQGKKIFVSGRVNCSFDLNGVAQFRGIFYDITERVRTEKAQSLYSKIAAYNIEGMQLNQLYENLYHELNNILVVQNLSIVIESGDQKSIPYFRTTLTDTQEVQDQQWVNEILGQYIMEDTQAKMLYEEDIETHLQEKAITFEGLSPKIWLGVPITVSNQNIGLLTIHSYEDRSDYSYKDLELLFFVSSQISLAIERKLNEEKITDQDARLRAIFQSSSHHIWSVDHQYHLTSFNDNFANNLRQNFDIPIEIGKPVPMDTNDLEVFWLEKYKEAFQGQAVNFQSQNIRKDKQSNWMEVFINPIIKGNGDIEEVSVISNDITEKKSSEIALAESESKFREIFESIQDIYFRCALNGKINMISPSISGLNLSESDVLGKYIVSFFVAERSTREILDELHAKKTIQNLEAKYLGPDGADIDFICNIRLLYRDGEVIGIEGVARDISEIKRTNVELRLAKELAENSLAIKERFLANMSHEIRTPMNGIIGMIDLMGSTELDSEQFDYVKTIKKSSETLMVILNDILDLSKIEAGKMELREKPVRLISTFEKLYDLFSQQAQLNNSCIYYHLTDQTPELVMIDETRLLQILSNLTSNAIKFSESKGTINISLVLKHSTDKKHLFKVQVKDEGIGIKPEEISKLFVNFNQLDNSSTKSYGGTGLGLAISKELVKSMGGEIGVASTPGLGSTFWFTFEAGAIQEQSEKRIQEPEPEDKINIPKEFALKTPQILVVDDNKVNRTVASQILIKSGCNVDTAESGQIAIDMVTTRTYDLIFMDIQMPDMDGVQTTQNLKAMNLPDLPPIVAMTAYSMEDDEKKFISAGLDDYVAKPIKAQIVINKVKDHVNFEPKVIKQVLEDTENKGLIINQNTLNQLSKYGGKELLNSVLLDFEDEAKEIIDNCLSNYHQQDIEGIRRELHTLKGSAGTLGIEILESRVIQLETQLKTKDTTQLKEQLDSILESYIEFKENYKKLLQN from the coding sequence ATGGCGATCCTAAATCAAGAGAGATCAGAACTTGTCAATGAAATAAGTAAGCTCAAAAATGAGCTCAAAGAGTTGCGCAACAAGTATGACCTTTTGCTTGATTCCTCAGCCAGTTACTTCTTCATCTTCGAGTCAGACCAAATCATTGAGTTTAGCCCAAAAGCAGAAGAGAAATTTGTTTTCCCCAGTGACTTTGAGGACAAAACCGTTGAGGAGATTCTTCCCATATTCCAAGTAGATGGCGAACAGAGCAAAAAGAACTGGAACTACCAGAGCAAGAAAGCAAGCTTTGGAAAAAGTGACCCCTTCGAGTTTGAGTTTGTAGACAGAAATGGCAAGTCTTTTCCATCCATATGCACAATCAGTAAAATAAAAGATGAGCGATTTCTTGCACATCTTGACTTGATCGAAGAGGCCCAAAACAATGCCAGTACAGCCAACTCAATTGCTGACAATGCCCCTGTATTCATTCGGATCACCAACGAATCTGGGGATGTGACCTACTTCAACAAAGGCTGGCACGATCTCATCGGTCCCGAAGAGGAAAAATATGCCAACTGGATAGAAATGATACACCCAGAGGACCAGTCCCAATACCTGAGTGCTCTTGAGTTTGCGATGAGCAAAAAGAAAAAGTTCGAGTATTCGTTTCGGTTCTTGAATAATCAAGGGCACTATCATTGGTTGTTGGATACAGGCGTCCCTCGCTATTCAAAAAACAATCAATTTTTAGGCTATGTATATGCTGCAGTAGACACCACCGAGCGCAAAAACCTTGAGTTAGAAACAACTCGCGATGCTGCGATTGCCTCGGCAGAGTCCAAAATACAGGAGTCACTGGACACCTCTGAAGTAGTTGCGCTCACGACGGACACAGAGGGCACCATTCGGTTTTGCAACAAAAAGTTGTTGAACTATCTAGGTATGCAAATGGATGTCGTAGTTGGCAAAAATCTTTTCGAAATATTCGTCCCAGACGCAATATCTAAAATCAATCAAAAGAAGTACAAACAACTCGGACAGGACGGGAGTCATACCAGTCATATTCAAGGAAAATTCTACAAAAGCAACCAAGAGGAAGTACAGGTTCGCTTCAATGTCATCTGTCTAAAGGACGCTCTCAATGAAATATCGGGTATCAATCTCATCGGAGAAAATATAACCGAACGTCAACGTGTCAAAAAACAACTTGAGCGGACCAATGACCAACTCACAGAACTATTTGACAATAGCTACGATTTGATCCAGATCTTTGATCAAGATGGAGCTTTTCAGTTCGTCAACAAGGCTTGGCAAGAAAAACTCGGCTACCATCAACTCACTAGTCAGCTGCGGTTCAAAGACATCGTAAGTCCTGATGAATGGGACAAAACAGTCGAAAACTTAGACAAAATAATCAAAGGTGAAACTGTAGAGCGCTTTGAATCTGTATTTTTATCCGATCAAGGCAAGAAAATATTCGTATCAGGTCGAGTCAACTGTTCTTTTGATTTGAATGGTGTCGCACAGTTTAGAGGGATTTTTTACGACATCACCGAGAGAGTACGTACAGAAAAAGCCCAATCACTATACTCCAAAATAGCCGCATACAACATCGAAGGCATGCAGCTCAATCAGCTCTATGAGAACCTCTACCATGAGCTCAATAATATTCTAGTCGTACAGAACTTGTCCATTGTCATCGAATCGGGAGATCAAAAATCTATCCCCTATTTTCGAACGACACTTACAGATACGCAAGAGGTACAGGATCAACAATGGGTCAACGAAATACTAGGGCAATATATCATGGAGGACACCCAAGCCAAGATGCTCTATGAGGAAGATATCGAGACCCACCTGCAAGAAAAAGCAATCACTTTTGAAGGGTTATCCCCCAAAATATGGCTTGGGGTACCGATCACAGTGAGCAATCAAAATATAGGACTTCTCACGATTCACTCCTATGAAGACCGTTCGGACTACAGCTACAAAGACCTTGAGTTGCTCTTTTTTGTGTCTAGTCAGATTTCCCTAGCCATAGAAAGGAAACTAAATGAAGAGAAGATCACAGATCAAGATGCCCGTCTGCGAGCAATATTCCAAAGCAGTAGTCACCACATCTGGTCTGTGGATCATCAGTATCATTTGACCTCTTTCAACGACAATTTTGCCAATAACCTGCGCCAAAATTTTGACATCCCTATTGAGATCGGAAAACCCGTACCGATGGACACGAATGATTTGGAAGTCTTTTGGTTGGAAAAATACAAAGAAGCCTTCCAAGGTCAAGCAGTGAACTTCCAAAGCCAAAATATAAGGAAAGACAAGCAGTCCAATTGGATGGAGGTATTCATTAACCCTATCATCAAAGGGAATGGTGATATCGAAGAAGTCTCAGTCATCTCCAACGATATCACTGAGAAGAAAAGCTCTGAGATAGCGCTGGCCGAAAGTGAATCCAAATTTAGGGAGATATTCGAATCGATTCAAGACATTTACTTCCGCTGTGCTCTCAACGGTAAAATCAATATGATTAGCCCATCCATCAGTGGACTGAACTTGAGTGAATCGGACGTGTTGGGCAAATACATTGTAAGCTTTTTTGTTGCCGAAAGGAGTACACGTGAAATTCTCGATGAATTGCACGCCAAAAAGACCATTCAAAACTTGGAAGCAAAGTATTTGGGGCCCGATGGTGCTGACATAGACTTTATTTGTAACATTCGCCTTCTCTATAGAGATGGTGAGGTGATCGGTATAGAGGGAGTCGCTAGGGACATTTCAGAAATCAAACGTACAAACGTCGAATTGCGCTTGGCCAAGGAATTGGCAGAAAATTCACTGGCTATCAAAGAGCGTTTCTTGGCCAATATGAGCCATGAAATACGTACGCCCATGAATGGCATCATTGGTATGATTGACCTCATGGGTAGTACAGAATTGGACAGTGAACAGTTTGATTACGTCAAAACGATCAAGAAATCGTCAGAGACACTCATGGTCATTCTCAACGATATCTTGGATCTCTCCAAAATCGAAGCTGGGAAAATGGAACTGCGAGAAAAACCAGTTCGGCTCATTTCTACTTTTGAGAAACTATACGACCTCTTCTCACAGCAAGCACAACTCAATAACTCTTGCATCTACTACCACCTCACAGATCAAACCCCCGAGTTGGTGATGATCGACGAGACACGTTTGTTGCAAATCCTATCCAACCTGACAAGCAACGCCATCAAGTTTTCGGAATCCAAAGGCACCATCAATATCAGCCTCGTTCTCAAGCATAGCACCGACAAGAAACACCTGTTCAAAGTGCAAGTCAAGGATGAAGGTATTGGCATCAAGCCTGAGGAAATCAGCAAGCTATTTGTCAACTTCAACCAGTTGGACAACTCAAGTACCAAGTCATATGGTGGTACTGGCTTGGGCTTAGCCATTTCTAAAGAACTGGTCAAATCCATGGGGGGAGAAATCGGTGTAGCTTCTACTCCTGGATTAGGTAGTACGTTTTGGTTTACCTTCGAAGCAGGTGCAATCCAAGAGCAGTCGGAAAAACGCATTCAAGAACCAGAACCTGAGGATAAGATCAACATCCCAAAGGAGTTTGCACTGAAAACGCCCCAAATACTTGTCGTGGACGACAACAAGGTAAATCGTACTGTGGCGAGTCAAATACTCATCAAGTCGGGATGTAATGTAGATACAGCCGAAAGTGGTCAAATAGCCATTGACATGGTAACAACCCGAACCTATGATTTGATATTCATGGATATTCAGATGCCAGATATGGACGGTGTGCAAACCACCCAAAACCTAAAGGCTATGAATCTACCTGACCTCCCTCCGATCGTTGCAATGACAGCCTATTCGATGGAAGATGATGAAAAGAAATTTATCTCCGCAGGACTCGATGACTATGTGGCCAAACCGATCAAAGCGCAAATCGTCATCAACAAAGTAAAGGATCATGTCAATTTTGAACCCAAAGTGATCAAACAGGTCTTGGAAGACACGGAAAACAAAGGGCTCATTATCAACCAAAACACACTCAACCAGCTTTCCAAATACGGAGGAAAAGAATTGCTCAACTCGGTCCTACTTGATTTTGAAGATGAAGCCAAAGAAATCATAGATAACTGTCTGTCCAACTATCACCAACAAGATATAGAAGGTATCCGCAGAGAGCTCCATACGCTCAAAGGAAGTGCAGGGACACTTGGAATAGAAATACTCGAAAGCCGCGTCATCCAACTCGAGACACAGCTCAAAACAAAAGACACAACTCAACTCAAAGAGCAGCTCGACAGCATATTAGAATCCTACATTGAGTTCAAGGAAAATTACAAGAAACTACTGCAAAACTGA
- a CDS encoding MBL fold metallo-hydrolase encodes MKITFLGTGTSQGIPVIACECEVCSSVDFKNQRLRSSVLIEQDHTCIVVDTGPDFRQQMLINRVKKLDAVVFTHEHKDHVAGLDDIRSFNFKQKKDMPIYARPSVIDRLKEEFSYAFAEVKYPGVPTLEVHEIDNSPFPIGQVLIEPVEVMHYQLPVYGFKVGSFAYITDAKTISSAEKEKLKGLDVLVLNALQIKEHISHLTLSEALDIVEELQPKKAYFTHISHYLGLHQEVEQSLPDHVSLAYDGLTITC; translated from the coding sequence TTGAAAATTACATTTCTTGGTACCGGTACTTCACAAGGCATTCCGGTCATTGCCTGCGAATGCGAAGTTTGTAGTAGTGTTGACTTCAAAAATCAAAGGTTAAGATCGTCGGTTTTGATCGAACAAGACCACACGTGCATCGTTGTAGATACGGGACCAGACTTTCGTCAACAGATGCTCATCAATCGAGTCAAAAAATTGGATGCTGTGGTCTTTACTCACGAGCACAAGGATCATGTCGCTGGTTTGGATGACATTCGTAGTTTCAATTTCAAACAAAAGAAGGACATGCCGATCTATGCACGCCCGAGCGTCATTGATCGACTCAAAGAAGAATTTTCCTATGCCTTTGCAGAGGTCAAGTATCCTGGTGTACCGACATTAGAAGTACATGAGATTGACAACTCTCCCTTTCCTATTGGTCAGGTCTTAATCGAGCCTGTGGAGGTGATGCACTATCAATTGCCCGTTTATGGATTTAAAGTGGGTTCCTTTGCCTACATCACAGATGCCAAGACCATATCTTCTGCAGAAAAGGAAAAACTGAAAGGCCTGGATGTCTTAGTGCTCAATGCGTTACAGATCAAAGAACACATCTCACATTTGACGCTCAGCGAAGCTTTAGATATTGTCGAAGAACTTCAACCTAAAAAAGCCTATTTCACCCACATAAGCCACTACCTCGGACTACATCAAGAGGTAGAACAAAGCCTGCCCGACCATGTATCTTTGGCCTATGATGGATTGACCATTACTTGCTGA
- a CDS encoding response regulator, with protein sequence MKKIIIAEDSSVIQNLTKKILQIQNFSIIAVKNGQEVLDVLNKEDFDLILMDINMPKMDGMECAKQIRNLTDPIKSKIPILAITGNAKNYSINDFKEVGINEYIPKPLNFDLLVDKVKLYTEQDD encoded by the coding sequence ATGAAGAAAATAATAATTGCGGAAGACAGCTCCGTTATTCAAAACCTTACCAAAAAAATACTACAGATACAGAATTTCAGTATCATAGCTGTAAAAAATGGCCAAGAAGTATTGGACGTCTTGAACAAAGAAGATTTTGACTTGATTTTGATGGATATCAACATGCCCAAAATGGACGGCATGGAATGTGCCAAACAAATTAGAAACTTAACAGACCCCATCAAGTCAAAAATACCAATCCTAGCAATCACAGGCAATGCCAAGAACTACTCCATCAATGATTTTAAGGAGGTAGGTATCAATGAATACATCCCCAAACCGCTTAATTTTGACTTGTTGGTAGACAAAGTAAAATTATATACGGAGCAAGATGATTAA
- a CDS encoding DoxX family protein, translated as MNILPTMGKFLFAIPMMIFGIFHFMSADGMSGMVPSYLPGGIFWVYLTGVALIAAALGIIIGKKAKTASQLLGLMLILFAVMIHLPSVMGGSDSSMPSLLKDIALGGAAWFIAGHVRD; from the coding sequence ATGAACATACTACCGACAATGGGCAAGTTTCTCTTTGCCATCCCGATGATGATTTTTGGTATATTCCATTTTATGAGTGCTGACGGCATGTCAGGCATGGTCCCCTCATATTTGCCTGGTGGCATATTCTGGGTTTATTTGACCGGAGTAGCTTTGATTGCTGCAGCATTAGGTATTATCATTGGCAAAAAAGCCAAAACAGCAAGTCAATTGCTTGGATTGATGCTCATCCTATTTGCTGTGATGATCCACCTGCCCAGCGTGATGGGAGGCAGTGATTCATCCATGCCTAGCCTGCTCAAAGACATCGCTCTAGGTGGCGCTGCTTGGTTTATCGCAGGCCATGTCCGAGACTAA
- a CDS encoding RNA methyltransferase — MKKINSDSFDQQTYDQKLLRYLDAYVTDHKKEKFDQILNQRTRGLTLVLEDIFKSHNASAVLRTAECLGLQDVHVVEQHNRFDFNPYVLRGSGKWLTVHHHKNAEQNIENCFHALRKQGYQILATAPREAIDYRTVDLSKKTAVVFGAEETGISDYVKEHADQLITIPMAGFTESFNISVSAAIVLEFYNHAIRKQEGWQLSSEEKFSLLLEWYQKVVPKIDMHLKYFDQNQTKFE; from the coding sequence ATGAAAAAGATCAACTCGGACTCTTTTGATCAACAAACGTATGATCAGAAACTGCTTCGTTATCTAGATGCCTACGTGACTGATCACAAGAAGGAGAAGTTTGATCAAATTCTAAATCAGCGTACGCGTGGGCTGACCTTGGTGCTGGAGGATATCTTCAAGTCACATAATGCTAGCGCGGTATTGCGTACGGCGGAGTGTCTTGGGTTACAAGATGTACATGTGGTCGAACAGCACAACCGGTTTGATTTTAACCCCTATGTGTTGCGCGGATCAGGCAAATGGCTTACGGTTCATCACCACAAAAATGCAGAACAAAACATCGAGAATTGCTTTCATGCTTTGCGTAAGCAGGGCTATCAAATATTGGCTACTGCACCTCGAGAGGCGATAGATTATCGCACAGTCGATCTCAGCAAAAAGACGGCCGTAGTATTTGGAGCGGAAGAAACAGGAATCAGTGATTATGTCAAAGAACATGCGGACCAATTGATTACCATTCCGATGGCAGGCTTTACCGAGAGCTTCAATATCTCGGTCAGTGCAGCTATCGTGTTAGAATTTTACAATCACGCAATAAGAAAGCAAGAAGGATGGCAACTTTCTTCGGAAGAAAAGTTTTCTTTGTTGCTAGAGTGGTATCAGAAAGTGGTGCCCAAAATCGATATGCATTTAAAGTATTTCGACCAAAACCAAACCAAATTTGAATGA
- a CDS encoding vancomycin high temperature exclusion protein: protein MKLIRYLFGGFLVILGFLIFCNVWIIGETSDRVYADSRQVIGAEVALVFGTSSKLVGGDANPFFVNRMKAAVELYKSGKVEKLLLSGSRDSIYYNEAQMMEEFLIEEGVPQSSILLDDHGDRTLESIERLRDVYGYTQCVMVTQQYHAYRCIFIADKLGIQAECYQAQTPEIFEHKKAILRELFARTKAILDLYLLYPENN, encoded by the coding sequence ATGAAACTCATTCGTTATCTCTTCGGAGGATTTTTAGTGATTCTAGGCTTTCTTATCTTTTGCAATGTGTGGATCATAGGAGAAACTTCTGATCGTGTCTATGCAGACTCTAGACAAGTAATAGGGGCTGAAGTAGCTCTGGTCTTTGGGACAAGTAGCAAGTTGGTCGGTGGAGATGCCAATCCGTTTTTTGTCAACCGTATGAAAGCCGCTGTAGAGCTCTACAAATCTGGTAAAGTGGAAAAGCTTCTTTTGAGTGGTTCTAGAGACTCTATATACTACAACGAAGCACAAATGATGGAGGAGTTTCTGATAGAAGAAGGGGTGCCCCAGTCCAGCATATTGCTGGATGATCATGGAGACCGCACACTTGAGTCCATTGAGCGGTTGAGAGATGTATATGGCTATACGCAGTGTGTGATGGTCACGCAACAATACCATGCTTATCGTTGTATCTTCATTGCAGACAAGCTGGGGATACAAGCAGAGTGTTATCAGGCCCAAACTCCCGAGATATTTGAGCATAAAAAGGCCATTCTCAGAGAATTGTTTGCTCGAACCAAGGCCATCCTAGATCTATACCTGCTTTATCCCGAAAATAATTGA